A region from the Arachis ipaensis cultivar K30076 chromosome B01, Araip1.1, whole genome shotgun sequence genome encodes:
- the LOC107610248 gene encoding uncharacterized protein LOC107610248 produces the protein MVYVDYLVLTGNDLAEINSIKQLLDKKFKIKDLGDLKYFLGMEVARSSKGIHLCQRKYALDILKDFSFLECKLASTPMDYTSASKLSWKSGTALEDRAPYRQLVGRLLYLTNTRPDLAYAMGRLSQFIDYPTDVHLQAAHRVLRYLKGCPSVGLFFLADNDLKLIRFSVVDWATCADSKKSITGHCFYIGKSLISWKSKKQDTVARSSSEAEYRALALATCQAQWLSYIMNDLGMPLTESITLFCDNRSVIHIATNPIFHERTKHIEVDCHTARNQHLSGLTHLMPVSSSNQLADFLTKALAPGPFLSNISKLGLLDSHSPSLREAVT, from the coding sequence ATGGTTTATGTGGACTACTTGGTCTTGACGGGTAATGACCTTGCTGAGATTAATTCAATCAAGCAGCTACttgataaaaaattcaaaattaaagatTTGGGGGACTTGAAGTACTTCCTAGGCATGGAAGTGGCCCGCTCATCAAAAGGGATCCATCTTTGTCAACGCAAGTATGCCTTAGACATCCTCAAGGACTTTAGCTTCTTAGAGTGCAAGCTAGCTAGCACTCCAATGGATTACACTTCTGCATCAAAATTGTCATGGAAAAGCGGCACTGCATTAGAAGATCGAGCCCCATACAGACAACTGGTTGGCAGGCTCTTGTACTTGACCAACACAAGGCCAGATTTAGCTTACGCAATGGGAAGACTTAGTCAGTTCATTGATTATCCCACAGATGTACACCTGCAAGCTGCTCACAGGGTGCTGCGATACTTAAAAGGATGTCCCTCAGTTGGTTTGTTCTTCCTGGCTGACAATGATCTTAAACTCATAAGGTTCTCAGTTGTAGACTGGGCAACATGTGCAGACTCCAAAAAATCCATCACTGGCCATTGCTTCTACATTGGAAAGTCACTCATCAGTTGGAAAAGCAAGAAACAGGACACTGTTGCGAGGTCGTCCTCAGAAGCTGAGTACAGAGCTCTGGCCCTGGCAACATGTCAAGCTCAATGGCTATCTTACATCATGAATGATTTGGGCATGCCACTGACAGAGTCCATCACACTTTTCTGCGACAATAGATCAGTCATCCACATAGCCACTAATcctatcttccatgagagaactAAGCACATCGAGGTTGATTGCCACACTGCTCGGAACCAGCATCTCTCAGGTCTCACACACCTAATGCCGGTTTCTTCATCGAATCAGTTGGCTGACTTCCTTACCAAGGCTTTAGCCCCTGGTCCCTTCTTAAGCAACATTTCCAAACTAGGCCTTTTAGATAGTCACAGTCCTAGTTTGAGGGAGGCTGTAACTTAA